From Lujinxingia vulgaris:
GCCACGCTCAAGTCGGTCTCCGAAAACATCGACGATCTTCGTCCTCTGGCCGCCTTCCTGCGAGGTTGAAGGCTTGCCGCCCCTGCGGCATCAGACAACCTCCGCCTTGGATGTTGCCCCGGGCGGCCGGCTGCCTCTACAATCGCGCCTCCTCCACCCCACTGCCTGCTTTCGGCGGAGTCACGCGCGATGCTCACCCTCAAAGACGGTCGCTACCACTGCAGCGAGATCCTGGGCGAAGGCTCGATGGGCCGCACCTACCTGGCCACCGACCACCACAGCGGCCAGACGGTCGCGCTTAAAGCCCTCTACCCCTCTCGCCTGGCCACCCTCAAAGACTTTGAGCTCTTTGAGCGCGAGGCCCGCATCCTCCAGCAGCTCGACCACCCGCGCATCCCCGCCTACATCGACGCGTTCTGCGAGGGGGAGGGCGACGCGGTCTGTTATTATATCGTGCAGGCCTACGCCGGCGGGGGCGATCTACGCGAACTTCTCGACAGCGACACCCGTTTTGATGAGGAGCGCCTCCTGGAGCTGATGATCGCCCTGGCCGAGATCCTCGACTACCTGCACAGCCAGGAGCCGGCGGTGGTCCACCGCGACTTAAAGCCGGCCAACATCATCATGTGCGATCAGGGCAAGACCCCCACCCTGGTGGACTTCGGCGCGGTGCGCGAGGTGGTGCGCCTGACCATGGGAGGCGGCTCCACCATCATCGGCACCTTTGGCTATATGCCGCCGGAGCAGCTGATGGGCCGCGCGCTGCCCGCAAGCGACCTCTACTCCCTGGGCATCACCTCATTGGAATGCCTGACCCGACGCACCCCCTCCGATCTTCACGGCGAAGACGCCGCGGCCATGATCGAAGAACTCAACGGCGTCTCCACCGACCTCAAACGCGTGCTGCGCCGCCTCTGCGCCCCCCGCATCGACGAGCGCTACCCCTCGGCAAAAGATCTTCTCCAGGATCTCCAGCAGCTCAAAAGCGCCCAGACGCTCATCCATATTGACAGGCTTGAGCGCGACATCGCCCGCCGCCAGCGCGAGCGCGAAAAAGCTCTGGTCAACGCCACCGGCACCGCGGTGACCTTTCTGGCCGGTATCATCGGCTTTATCGTGGTGGCGGCCGGCTTTGTCGGCGCCATCCTCGTGTTACGCGAGATGCTCACCAACCTGGAGCTGCCCATCATCGCCGCGATGGCCGTGAGCATCGTGGGCATGTTCATTCCCCTGGTCATCCTGGGCGCCCGTTATATCCGCGACGCCTGGCAGCCCCCGCCGTCCAACTGGCTCAAGCTCAAGGGCACCTTCACCGGCATCACCAGCGCACCTTCAGCCGAGGGCAACCAGACCTTCTATTACCTCAACTACACCTTTGAGCATCGCGGGCAGCCCTTCGAAAACAAGATCACCCTGGCTGCCACCAGCACCAACCCCTTTCGTCGCAGCGACGAGATCATTGAGCGGATGAGCCGCCTCCACGATTTGGCCGGCACCGAGTTCGACGTCTTCGTCGACCCGGCCAACCCGCACAACCACCTCAACATTGAGTTCTACGACGACAAGCAGAACTTCGTGGAGCCGGTCCATCACTTCGACCCGAACCACGTTCACCACCCGGCTTAAGCGCCACAGGTGGGCTGCAGGGCAATCGCAAAGTGAGTCCCCACCATCCGCCACCGTAGGGGGACCCCTTGTGGGTCCCCGCCCTGGGAGTTCCGGAGGGGCACAAGACCCCTCCCTACGGATTGGGTGGTTTCTCCATAAAAAAACCTTGTGGGACTTTGCGATTGCCCTGAGGTGGCCTGCCGGCGGCCTTGTGTGGCGGCGGCGCAGAGTCTAAGATTCCCGCGCCGCCGTGCCACTTTGCAGGGCTTACGGTGCACCTGGAATCCCGATGTTTTACGTCTGCGGTCTGGTCCCTCGTCGGCACTTTGAAGCGCCGCTTCAGACCCTCTCTTCAGCGCACGGTCAAGGAGTTCGCGTGGCGAACGATACCATCCTCATTGTCGATGCGGACACCAAGTCCCAGAAGGTCCTGGAGGTCAGCTTCAAGAAGGCCGGCTATCGCGTCGTCCTGACCGACGCTATCGCCCGCGCCCACGAGCTCATTGAGGCTGCTCCACCCGCGCTGATCATCAGCGAGACGACGCTGCCTGACGGCGACGGCCTGGAGTTCTGCGCCGACTTAAAGATCGCGCCCGAGACCGAGCAGATCCCCTTTATCTTTCTGACCGAAGAGCGCTCCATCACCGAGAAGATGCGCTCCTTTGAGCTGGGCGCTGACGATTATCTGACCAAGCCGGTCTACATCAAAGAGATCACCACCCGCGCCGAGCTGCTGATCCAGCGCCGCGCCAAAGAGCAGCTCAGCGGCGCGGAGCGCGATGAGATGCAGGGCAACCTGCGCGACATCACCATGATCGACCTGCTCCAGCTCATCGAGCAGGAGCAGCGCTCGGGCTCGGTGCGCATCCGCCGCGGCTCGCGCCTGGCGGCGGTCTTCTTTCGCGAGGGCAACCTCCTCGACGCGGTCTGCGGCAAGCTCCAGGGTGAAGACGCCATCTACCGCATCATGCTCTGGCCCGAGGGCGACTTCGTGGTCCGCTACCACGACACCGACCAGCGCACCGACCATATCGAAAAGGACGCCTCCGAGCTTTTGCTCGAAGGACTTAAGCGCGTCGACCGCTTCGGCGAATTGATGAGCATTATGCCACCCCTGGAGCGGGTCTATGAGGCGGATTACCAGCGATTGCCGGCGCTGCTCGCCCATCTCCCGGCCGAGGTCGAGCGCCTGGTGCGCCTCTTCGACGGCTACCGTCGCATGCGCGACGTCATCGACGACAGCCCGCTTGATGATGTGACCACCCTGCAGATCATCTTAAAGCTCGTCGACGAAGACATTCTCCACGAGGTCATCCCGGCAGCCGGCCAGCCGGCGCCCTCGGAGCCCTCCCCCTCCAACCTCGACGACTGGCTTCGCACCCCCTCGGGCCGCGTGGCGGCGCCGGCCGACGATCCTTCGCAGAGCGACGAAGAGGAGTTCTCCGACTCCACCGACCGCATCAGCAAACCGGCCGTCGGCGATATTGAGCGCGCCATGGCGGCAGCCGGCGACGAGATCGACACCGAGGAGCTCCCCCGACAGCCCGGCGAGGGCGACGAGCCTCGCCAGGGCTCCGGCGGCGGCCACTGGAAGTTCCACTGGGACGAGGGCGAAGAGCGCCCCAACACCGAAGAGATCCCCGCCGCGGATCTCGAAGAGCCCGCCTCCGAGAGCGATTTCCCCGACACCCACGCCGAAGGTCTGCGCGAGCTCGAAGATCAAGAACGGCGACGCCGCGAGGCCGAGGCCCGCCACCTCGCCGAACAAAAAGAAGCCATGGAGCGCGCGCAATCTCAGCCGGTGCCCACCGCCGAGTTCGACGCGCCCACCTCCGAGGAGCTCCCGCCCGAACCTCTCGAAGATCGCGAAGTCCCCGCCGGCGACGCCACCGGCGAGCTCTACGTGGCCGATCTTCTGGCCCAGAAGCCCCCGGCCGGCCGCCAGCGCATCCCCACCCCCAGCGCCTCGCCGGCCCAGGCGCTGGCGATCGATGAGCCGCTGCCTAACGCCTCCGGCGCTGACGCTTTTGCCCCCGACTCCGCCGGCGATCCCTTAAGCGACGACGACCTCTTCGGCGACGACAACGCCTTTAACGACACCGACGACGACGCCTTCGGCCTCTTCGACGACGAACCCGAAGGCACCCTTCCCGGTGTCGGTGAGGAGCACGCCCCCACCCATCCCCACGACACCGAGCGCAGCGAACGCGAGACCGCCAAGATCCGCATCCCCGACGAGATCAAACGCGCCCGCGACGAGGCCCGAAAGGCCCGCGAAGACGACGCCGAGCTTCAGGCCCAGGCCCTCGAAGACACCGACGCCCACGACGACGAACCCGCCGCTGACACCCCCGCCGAACCCGAAGCCGCCGACGACGACGCCTTCGCCAACCCGGACTTCGCCCCCGAGGTCAACCTCGAGGAGATGTCCGAACCCGAGCCCCTCGACACCTCACACAGCGACGAAAACGCAGAGCCGCAACCCACTGAAAACACAGAAGAATCCAACACAGCCACCCTGCCCGCAGTCCAGCGTCACAGCGCCGACAACACCATCGTCTCCACCGAATACACCCTCAAAAAGCGTCGCGCCTCCGGCACCACCGCACCCGGCTCCGCCTTCGAAGACGACGAGCCCACCCCCGCTCCGATGATCGACCCCAGCACCGCCCACACCTCCCTCGAGGAGGGCGATGCCCCCCAACCTCAGGACGCCGACGCCCGCGCCAAACAGGTCGATACCGACCCCGACCTCGACACCTACCTCGCCGAAAAGAACACCGAGAGCGAGCACCAGAACGAGTCCGAGCACCAGCACGAGGACCAGGACCAGCACGAGGACCAGGACCAGAACGAGGACCAGGACCAGAACGAGAACGAGGACCAGAACGAGAACGAGGACCAGGACCAGAACGAGGACCAGGACCAGCACGAGGACCAGGACCAGCACGAGGACCAGGACCAGCACGAGGACCAGGACCAGCACGAGGACCAGGACCAGCACGAGGACCAGGACCAGCACGAGGACCAGGACCAGCACGAGGACCAGGACCAGCACGAGGACCAGGACCAGCACAAGGACCAGGACCAGAACGAGGACCAGGACCAGAACGAGAACGAGTCCGAGTCTGAGTCCGAATCCAAACCCGTCTCCACCCTCACCGACGCCGACCACACCCCCAACGCTCGCCCCCGCGTGCAGCTGGGCGGCGCGCTCTCCGAGGCCTCGTTCTTTCAGAAGGGCGAAAACCTCCATGAATACGACGATCTTGGCGAGGAACTGGCCGGAGAGTCGAAGAGCTGGAAGTTGTGGGTGATCGTCGCGGCGATCATGGCGCTTGTGGCCATCACGCTGGTAGCGATGCAGATGTCGTCGGGCCCGGAGCCGGCCGACGCGATCCCGGAGGAGGTGGCCAGCGCCGAGGAGCCCGAACCTGAGCCTGAGGAGCCTGCGGTCGAAGTGGAGGAGCCTCAAGCTGGCGGGGAGGTCGCTCAAGACGAAGAGCCCACCGGCCTTGATCTCGATCAGGCTCTGGCCCGCGCGCGCCTCGAAGGCATGTCGGCCGAAGCCGCCGCCGTGGAGCTCGCCAGCGAGCGCGCCGCCAGCGACGCCGCCGCGCCCTCGGCCGAAGATCAGGCCGCCGAAGAAGCCGCCGCTGCCGAAGTGGCCGCCGCACAGGAGCAACCCGCCGAGGAGGCTGCCCCTGCAAACGCGGCTGTGGCCCCCGAGGAACAAGAACTTCGCGCCGCTGAGACCACCCCGGCCCCTGACCGCGAGACCACGGTCAACGAAGACATCCAACGCCTGCGCACCATGGTCCAGCGCGAGCGTATTGATGAGGCCCTTCCCCTGGCCCGCGATTTGAGCAAGCGCGCCCCCAACAACCGCCAGGTCGCCTTCCTGCACGGTCAGGCCGCCCTCTACGACGGCAAAAACTCCGAGGCCATCGAAAACCTCACCCGCGCCGAGCGGCTGGGCATGCGCACCGGCGCCTTCTACCTGGAGCTCGCCACCGCCTACCAGCTGGCCGGTCGCCGCGATCAGGCCAAAGGCGCCTACGAGAAGTTTCTGGAGATCGAGCCCGAAGGCCAGAGCGCCGACGAGGTCCGCGCCATCCTTGAGTCGCAGTTCTAAGCCTTTGCACCTCTTGCACCACAGGCAGCACCATGCTGGTCATGACCATCGAATCGAGCTGCGACGAGACCTCCGTCGCGCTCATTAAAGACGGCCGCCAGATCCTGGCCAACGCAGTCGCCAGCCAGATCCCCATCCATCGCCGCT
This genomic window contains:
- a CDS encoding response regulator, with protein sequence MANDTILIVDADTKSQKVLEVSFKKAGYRVVLTDAIARAHELIEAAPPALIISETTLPDGDGLEFCADLKIAPETEQIPFIFLTEERSITEKMRSFELGADDYLTKPVYIKEITTRAELLIQRRAKEQLSGAERDEMQGNLRDITMIDLLQLIEQEQRSGSVRIRRGSRLAAVFFREGNLLDAVCGKLQGEDAIYRIMLWPEGDFVVRYHDTDQRTDHIEKDASELLLEGLKRVDRFGELMSIMPPLERVYEADYQRLPALLAHLPAEVERLVRLFDGYRRMRDVIDDSPLDDVTTLQIILKLVDEDILHEVIPAAGQPAPSEPSPSNLDDWLRTPSGRVAAPADDPSQSDEEEFSDSTDRISKPAVGDIERAMAAAGDEIDTEELPRQPGEGDEPRQGSGGGHWKFHWDEGEERPNTEEIPAADLEEPASESDFPDTHAEGLRELEDQERRRREAEARHLAEQKEAMERAQSQPVPTAEFDAPTSEELPPEPLEDREVPAGDATGELYVADLLAQKPPAGRQRIPTPSASPAQALAIDEPLPNASGADAFAPDSAGDPLSDDDLFGDDNAFNDTDDDAFGLFDDEPEGTLPGVGEEHAPTHPHDTERSERETAKIRIPDEIKRARDEARKAREDDAELQAQALEDTDAHDDEPAADTPAEPEAADDDAFANPDFAPEVNLEEMSEPEPLDTSHSDENAEPQPTENTEESNTATLPAVQRHSADNTIVSTEYTLKKRRASGTTAPGSAFEDDEPTPAPMIDPSTAHTSLEEGDAPQPQDADARAKQVDTDPDLDTYLAEKNTESEHQNESEHQHEDQDQHEDQDQNEDQDQNENEDQNENEDQDQNEDQDQHEDQDQHEDQDQHEDQDQHEDQDQHEDQDQHEDQDQHEDQDQHEDQDQHKDQDQNEDQDQNENESESESESKPVSTLTDADHTPNARPRVQLGGALSEASFFQKGENLHEYDDLGEELAGESKSWKLWVIVAAIMALVAITLVAMQMSSGPEPADAIPEEVASAEEPEPEPEEPAVEVEEPQAGGEVAQDEEPTGLDLDQALARARLEGMSAEAAAVELASERAASDAAAPSAEDQAAEEAAAAEVAAAQEQPAEEAAPANAAVAPEEQELRAAETTPAPDRETTVNEDIQRLRTMVQRERIDEALPLARDLSKRAPNNRQVAFLHGQAALYDGKNSEAIENLTRAERLGMRTGAFYLELATAYQLAGRRDQAKGAYEKFLEIEPEGQSADEVRAILESQF
- a CDS encoding serine/threonine protein kinase; the protein is MLTLKDGRYHCSEILGEGSMGRTYLATDHHSGQTVALKALYPSRLATLKDFELFEREARILQQLDHPRIPAYIDAFCEGEGDAVCYYIVQAYAGGGDLRELLDSDTRFDEERLLELMIALAEILDYLHSQEPAVVHRDLKPANIIMCDQGKTPTLVDFGAVREVVRLTMGGGSTIIGTFGYMPPEQLMGRALPASDLYSLGITSLECLTRRTPSDLHGEDAAAMIEELNGVSTDLKRVLRRLCAPRIDERYPSAKDLLQDLQQLKSAQTLIHIDRLERDIARRQREREKALVNATGTAVTFLAGIIGFIVVAAGFVGAILVLREMLTNLELPIIAAMAVSIVGMFIPLVILGARYIRDAWQPPPSNWLKLKGTFTGITSAPSAEGNQTFYYLNYTFEHRGQPFENKITLAATSTNPFRRSDEIIERMSRLHDLAGTEFDVFVDPANPHNHLNIEFYDDKQNFVEPVHHFDPNHVHHPA